One genomic window of Lepeophtheirus salmonis chromosome 5, UVic_Lsal_1.4, whole genome shotgun sequence includes the following:
- the beta-Spec gene encoding spectrin beta chain isoform X2 → MTTDISVNVRWDPLHQQEVVDDYEFEYDGGNSSSRLFERSRIKALAVEREHVQKKTFTKWVNSHLCRVNYKVNDLYVDLRDGKLLIKLLEILSGERLPRPTKGRMRIHCLENVDKALSFLYEQRVHLENMGAHDIVDGSPRLTLGLIWTIILRFQIQEITVEEPGPGQATRSAKDALLLWCQMKTAGYNNVNIRNFTTSWSDGLAFNAIIHKHRPDLIQYDRLAKSNAHHNLSNAFDVAEREFNLTKLLDPEDVNVERPDEKSLITYVVTYYHYFSKLKHETVQGRRIARVVGIDMECEKMIEDYESFTTQLLKWIDVKIVELGDREFSNSLRGVQEELVEFNSYRNFEKPPKFMEKGNLEVLLFTLQSKMRANNKKPYFPKESKTISDINRAWERLEKAEHERELALREELIRQEKLEQLAARFNRKAGMRETWLSENQRLVSQDNFGFDLAAVEAASKKHEAIETDIFAYEERVQAVVAVASELESENYHDIDRINARRDNVLRLWNYLLELIYARRNRLVVSLNLQNGFQEMVYILDSMEELKMRLLSDDYGRHLIGVEDLLQKHSLVEADINVLGERVKQVVQQTQGFVEEETPDGYKPCDPSIIIERVQALEDAYSELVRIAVERRSRLEESKLLWQFYWDMAEEENWIKEMENILSQGDIGHDLTTINLLLSKHKSIETEIHSHETALQSSLEAGNNLMERGHFGEDKIRERSVEVQGMWNSLIDLMTDRKKRLTEAVDFHQFLTDADDVDTWMLDILRLVSSDDTGKDESNVQTLLKKQKEITDELKSYQSTIDTLHSQASQLGETDRDGPAVKERLESIDNRYKELQELARLRKQRLLDALSLYKLCTEADGVEQWITEKEKMLVTMTPGKDIEDCEIMKHRFDGFEREMNANASRVAVVNQLARQLLHVDHPNSEDITDRQNQLNSRWADLREKAEQKREELGSAHGVQTYHIECRETVTWIEDKKRVLEQTDELKMDLTGIMTLQRKLSGMERDLAAIETKLKSLEEEAEKIKEIHPEEAEVVRERNAKLRNVWEELNQMLKVRDAKLEEAGDLHRFLKDLDHFQSWLTKTESSIANEDTPSSLAEAEKLLTQHQQIHEEIESYTNDYASMMAYGEKVTADPSTFDDPQYMFLRERLKALKDGWEEVNQMWENRQALLSQSLNLQLFNRDAKQAEVLLSQQEHLLSKDETPANLEQAESLIKKHEALLTTMEANDDKMNGVLQFAQRLVSEEHFGSDKIQKKADDISERRNYNHELALSQLEKLKDQLLLHQFLQDCEELHDWIQEKNVLVQEDTYRTAKTIHSKWTRHQAFESEIASNKERLQQVQDIGKELLVTKPEMKTVISPKIDELSQEFEDLQKSTKDKGERLFDARRADLYEQSCDDIDSFVKDLEAQIQTESVGNDLTSVNILMQKQQMIETQMQVKSQQVSELENQADHLTKMTPEKTEEIEMKKKEVNQRFETIIAPLEARKKELLTKKEIFQFKRDIEDENIWIEERMNSAVSDDYGNSLQSVNMMIKKNKTLKGEIDNHEPRIRSVCEIGQKLIDDGNPEADIFRQDIQDLTEKLGHLKQMLEARRQKLLVSEKAQQFFFDANEAEAWMSEQELYMMVEDRGKDEFSAQNLKKKHEILENAVEDYASNVRQQGETGRQLMDEGHPDSEQIGVRINQVDKLYAGLKDLAFERRAKLDDALKLFRLNREVDDLEQWIAEREVVAGSHELGQDYEHVTLLWERFLEFARETQATGTERVANANEIADALISAGHTDAPTIAQWKDGLNDSWADLGELIDTRTAMLEASRELHKYFHDCKDVLGRILEKQNSMSDELGRDAGSVSALLRKHQNFGQDLQGLQTQVQAIQAESAKLQASYAGDKAMEITNREREVTKAWSELQSMTDTRKAKLNDTSDLFKFFNMVRTLMIWMDDLMRQMSTSEKPRDVSGVELLMNNHQGHKCEIDAREDNFSHCLGLGKELLSRNHYASEDIKAKLGDLTSQRNFMLHKWEERWEHLQLILEVYQFARDAAVAEAWLIAQDPYLKSEELGQTIDEVENLIKKHEAFEKAAAAQEDRFVALERLTTFELQELKKQQEEEEKRRAHESSKPSTPPREKSEAGDVTKSETGSLKSTTDGNISVEVDTSTQEARLSKTLPPKTSTPAASTSKSPSSDWFGSLTKASRRGSTASEKKSASSRTKSRTRSKSPFRSFRWPKKSKPDTSGTNLSDDEENLRDVAERPPAEDSELEATLMRKHDWETMTKRAKARSWDRVCVVLKGTTLGFYKDQKAYKSSPESISPIDLKGANAEIASNYVKKDNVFRLKLSNGGEYLFQAKDAEEMGQWVASINQQAAIAGGTSGAEMKSQTLPSGSEKKDEPKRRSFFTLKKN, encoded by the exons ATGACAACCGATATAAGTGTAAATGTTCGATGGGATCCCCTTCATCAACAAGAAGTGGTGGATGACTACGAATTCGAATATGATGGAGGAAACTCTTCATCCAGATTGTTTGAGAGATCTAGAATTAAAGCTCTCGCGG ttgaAAGAGAACACGTACAAAAGAAAACGTTTACAAAATGGGTAAATTCGCATCTGTGTCGAGTCAATTACAAAGTTAACGACTTGTATGTAGACTTAAGAGATGGAAAATTACTTATCAAGCTATTGGAGATCCTTTCTGGCGAGAGACTG CCAAGACCTACGAAGGGAAGAATGCGTATTCACTGCCTCGAAAACGTTGACAAAGCattgtcatttttatatgaacaaagGGTACATTTAGAAAATATGGGGGCCCACGATATTGTTGACGGTAGTCCTCGACTTACCCTTGGTCTAATATGGACCATTATCCTACGATTCCAAATTCAAGAGATCACAGTTGAAGAACCAGGACCTGGACAA gcAACTCGATCTGCAAAGGATGCTTTGCTGCTATGGTGTCAAATGAAGACAGCTGGCTACAACAACGTTAACATTAGAAACTTTACAACCTCTTGGAGTGACGGTCTCGCTTTCAATGCAATTATTCATAAACATAGGCCTGATCTTATTCAGTATGATCGTCTCGCCAAGTCTAATGCTCATCACAACTTAAGCAATGCATTTGATGTCGCCGAGCGTGAATTTAATCTCACGAAGCTTCTAGATCCTGAAGACGTCAATGTTGAAAGACCAGATGAAAAGTCTCTTATAACATATGTTGTTACGTACTATCATTATTTCTCTAAACTTAAACATGAAACTGTTCAAGGAAGGAGAATTGCTCGTGTTGTTGGAATTGATATGGAGTGTGAAAAAATGATTGAAGACTACGAATCCTTTACAACTCAACTTCTCAAATGGATTGATGTTAAAATAGTAGAATTGGGAGATAGAGAATTTTCCAATTCCTTACGTGGTGTTCAAGAAGAACTTGTTGAGTTCAATTCCTACCGAAATTTCGAAAAACCACCCAAATTTATGGAGAAGGGTAATTTGGAGGTCCTCTTATTCACACTTCAATCTAAAATGCGAGCCAATAATAAGAAACCTTATTTCCCCAAAGAATCGAAAACAATTTCCGATATCAATCGTGCATGGGAGAGGCTGGAAAAGGCAGAACATGAAAGGGAATTGGCACTTAGAGAAGAACTTATCCGTCAAGAGAAATTAGAACAGTTGGCAGCTAGATTTAATCGTAAGGCAGGAATGAGAGAAACTTGGCTCTCTGAAAATCAAAGACTTGTTTCCCAAGATAACTTTGGTTTCGATCTTGCTGCTGTAGAAGCTGCATCTAAGAAACATGAAGCCATCGAAACAGATATTTTTGCTTATGAAGAACGAGTACAAGCTGTTGTAGCTGTTGCTTCAGAATTAGAATCTGAGAATTATCATGATATAGATCGTATTAATGCGCGAAGAGATAATGTTTTAAGGTTATGGAACTATTTATTGGAACTTATCTATGCTAGAAGAAATCGCCTTGTTGTTTCTCTTAATTTACAAAATGGTTTCCAAGAAATGGTGTACATTTTGGACTCTATGGAAGAATTGAAGATGAGATTGCTTTCAGATGACTATGGTCGACATTTAATTGGTGTAGAAGACTTGCTTCAAAAACATTCCTTGGTTGAAGCGGATATCAATGTTCTCGGTGAAAGAGTTAAGCAAGTTGTTCAACAAACTCAAGGATTTGTGGAAGAAGAAACACCTGATGGTTACAAACCTTGTGATCCAAGTATTATTATCGAACGTGTTCAAGCATTGGAAGATGCATATTCTGAATTAGTTCGTATTGCTGTTGAAAGGCGTTCTCGTTTAGAAGAATCCAAACTTCTTTGGCAGTTCTATTGGGATATGGCTGAGGAAGAAAACTGGATTAAAGAAATGGAAAACATTCTTTCACAGGGAGATATTGGTCATGATTTGACAACCATTAATCTTTTACTATCGAAACATAAATCCATTGAAACAGAGATTCATTCACATGAAACTGCCCTACAAAGTTCCCTCGAGGCTGGTAACAACCTTATGGAACGGGGGCATTTTGGCGAAGATAAAATAAGAGAAAGAAGTGTAGAAGTTCAAGGAATGTGGAATTCGTTAATTGATTTAATGACTGATCGTAAGAAAAGGTTAACTGAAGCTGTTGACTTCCATCAATTCTTAACTGATGCTGATGATGTAGATACATGGATGTTAGATATTCTAAGATTGGTCTCATCTGATGATACTGGCAAGGATGAATCAAATGTACAGACATTGCTAAAGAAACAAAAGGAAATTACAGATGAGTTGAAGAGCTATCAAAGCACAATTGATACATTGCATTCTCAAGCTAGTCAGCTGGGGGAAACTGATAGGGATGGTCCTGCTGTTAAAGAGCGCCTTGAATCTATTGATAACCGTTATAAAGAACTTCAAGAATTGGCTAGACTTAGAAAGCAACGTTTGTTGGATGCTCTGTCATTATATAAGTTATGTACTGAAGCTGATGGTGTCGAGCAATGGATAActgaaaaggagaaaatgcTTGTCACTATGACACCAGGAAAGGACATAGAAGATTGCGAAATTATGAAACATCGTTTTGATGGGTTTGAGAGAGAAATGAATGCCAATGCATCACGAGTTGCAGTGGTGAATCAACTAGCACGGCAATTACTCCATGTTGATCATCCAAATTCAGAAGACATAACAGATAGACAGAATCAACTTAATTCAAGGTGGGCTGATCTTAGGGAAAAGGCAGAGCAAAAACGTGAAGAATTGGGATCTGCACATGGAGTTCAAACTTATCATATTGAGTGTAGAGAGACTGTCACTTGGATTGAGGATAAGAAGCGAGTATTAGAACAAACTGATGAATTGAAGATGGATCTCACTGGTATTATGACACTTCAAAGAAAGTTATCTGGTATGGAAAGAGATTTAGCTGCTATTGAAACCAAACTCAAATCCCTTGAAGAAGAGGCTGAGAAAATCAAAGAGATTCATCCTGAAGAAGCTGAGGTTGTCAGGGAGCGTAATGCTAAACTACGCAATGTTTGGGAAGAACTTAATCAAATGCTTAAGGTTCGTGACGCTAAATTGGAAGAAGCCGGAGACTTGCACAGATTCCTCAAAGACTTGGATCACTTCCAATCTTGGCTTACCAAGACAGAATCAAGTATTGCCAATGAAGATACTCCATCCAGTCTCGCAGAAGCTGAAAAACTATTGACTCAACATCAACAAATTCATGAGGAAATCGAAAGCTATACCAATGATTATGCTTCAATGATGGCATACGGCGAGAAGGTGACTGCAGATCCTTCCACCTTTGATGATCCACAGTATATGTTCTTGAGGGAAAGACTAAAGGCATTGAAAGATGGATGGGAAGAAGTTAATCAAATGTGGGAAAATCGTCAGGCTCTACTTTCCCAATCTCTCAATCTTCAATTGTTTAATAGGGATGCAAAACAAGCTGAAGTATTGTTATCACAACAAGAACATCTTCTCAGCAAGGATGAGACACCTGCCAATCTTGAACAAGCAGAAAGCCTTATCAAAAAGCACGAAGCTCTCCTAACTACTATGGAAGCCAATGATGACAAGATGAATGGTGTTCTCCAATTCGCTCAAAGGCTGGTTTCAGAAGAACATTTTGGATCtgacaaaattcaaaagaaagcTGACGACATTTCTGAACGTCGCAATTATAACCATGAACTAGCCTTGAGtcaattagaaaaattgaagGATCAGTTACTTCTTCATCAATTCTTACAAGATTGTGAAGAGTTACATGACTGGATTCAAGAAAAGAATGTTCTCGTTCAAGAGGATACTTATCGTACTGCTAAAACAATTCATAGCAAATGGACTCGTCATCAGGCATTTGAATCAGAAATTGCTTCAAACAAAGAAAGGCTACAACAGGTTCAAGATATTGGTAAAGAACTACTTGTTACTAAGCCTGAAATGAAAACTGTTATTTCTCCCAAAATTGATGAACTTAGTCAAGAATTTGAAGACCTTCAAAAGAGCACTAAAGATAAAGGAGAAAGGCTTTTTGATGCTAGGCGAGCTGATCTATATGAACAATCTTGTGATGATATTGATAGCTTTGTTAAGGACTTGGAAGCCCAAATTCAAACAGAGTCCGTTGGAAATGATCTCACATCAGTCAATATTCTTATGCAAAAACAACAAATGATAGAAACACAAATGCAAGTGAAATCTCAACAAGTCTCGGAGTTGGAGAATCAAGCAGatcatttgacaaaaatgacTCCTGAAAAAACTGAAGAAATTgaaatgaagaagaaagaagTTAATCAAAg ATTTGAAACTATTATTGCTCCTCTTGAAgcaagaaagaaagaattacTCACGAAGAAAGAAATATTCCAATTTAAGAGAGATATCGAGGACGAAAATATCTGGATAGAAGAAAGAATGAACTCTGCAGTCAGTGATGATTATGGTAATTCTCTTCAATCTGTTAATATGATGatcaaaaagaacaaaactcTCAAGGGAGAAATTGATAACCATGAGCCTCGTATTCGTTCTGTTTGTGAAATCGGACAAAAACTTATTGATGATGGAAATCCTGAAGCTGATATATTCCGTCAAGACATTCAAGATTTGACCGAAAAACTCGGTCATTTGAAACAAATGCTTGAAGCCAGGCGTCAAAAACTTCTTGTATCCGAGAAAGCTCAGCAATTCTTTTTTGATGCAAACGAGGCTGAAGCATGGATGAGTGAGCAAGAGTTGTACATGATGGTAGAAGATCGAGGCAAAGATGAATTTTCTGCTCAGAATCTCaagaaaaaacatgaaattttggaaaatgcCGTTGAAGATTATGCTTCTAATGTTCGCCAGCAAGGAGAAACTGGGCGACAATTGATGGATGAAGGGCATCCTGATTCAGAACAAATCGGTGTTCGTATAAATCAAGTTGACAAACTGTATGCTGGATTGAAAGATTTGGCATTCGAGCGCAGAGCTAAATTGGATGATGCATTAAAATTGTTCAGACTCAACCGTGAGGTTGATGACTTGGAACAATGGATTGCAGAGCGTGAAGTCGTTGCAGGCTCACATGAATTAGGTCAAGATTATGAACATGTTACGTTATTATGGGAGAGATTCCTTGAGTTTGCTAGAGAGACTCAAGCTACAGGGACTGAAAGAGTTGCCAATGCAAATGAAATTGCTGATGCGCTAATTAGTGCTGGGCACACAGATGCCCCCACAATAGCCCAATGGAAGGACGGCCTCAATGATTCATGGGCTGATCTTGGAGAGCTGATTGATACACGTACTGCCATGTTGGAGGCATCTAGGGAACTACATAAATACTTCCATGACTGTAAAGATGTTCTTGGaagaattttggaaaaacaaaactCAATGTCCGATGAACTTGGACGCGACGCAGGCTCAGTTTCTGCTTTATTACGTAAACACCAAAACTTTGGTCAAGATCTTCAGGGATTACAAACTCAGGTTCAAGCCATTCAAGCTGAGTCCGCTAAATTGCAGGCATCCTATGCTGGTGATAAAGCTATGGAAATAACAAATAGAGAAAGGGAAGTGACAAAAGCATGGAGTGAACTTCAATCCATGACTGACACGCGCAAAGCCAAACTTAACGATACATCAGATCTTTTCAAATTCTTCAACATGGTTCGAACCCTCATGATCTGGATGGATGACCTCATGAGACAAATGTCTACATCTGAAAAACCCAGAGATGTCAGTGGTGTTGAACTATTAATGAATAATCATCAAGGACACAAGTGTGAAATTGACGCGCGTGAAGACAACTTTTCACATTGTCTTGGTCTTGGGAAAGAACTTTTGTCTAGGAATCATTATGCATCGGAGGATATCAAAGCTAAGTTAGGGGACCTGACCTCTCAAAGAAATTTCATGTTACACAAATGGGAAGAGCGATGGGAGCATTTGCAGCTTATTCTCGAGGTCTATCAATTTGCTAGAGATGCTGCTGTGGCCGAAGCATGGCTCATCGCACAAGATCCATACCTCAAATCGGAAGAACTAGGA caAACGATTGATGAAGTAGAGAACTTGATAAAGAAACATGAAGCTTTTGAGAAGGCCGCAGCTGCTCAAGAAGATCGATTTGTCGCTTTAGAAAGATTAACAACG TTTGAATTACAAGAACTTAAGAAGCAGCAAGAAGAAGAGGAGAAACGAAGGGCCCATGAGTCATCTAAACCTTCTACTCCTCCTCGTGAAAAATCTGAAGCTGGGGACGTTACTAAATCGGAAACTGGTAGTCTCAAGTCAACCACTG ATGGTAATATCTCAGTGGAAGTTGATACTTCTACTCAAGAGGCAAGGTTGAGCAAAACACTACCTCCCAAAACATCAACTCCTGCTGCTTCCACATCTAAATCTCCTTCCTCCGATTGGTTTGGAAGTTTAACCAAAG CTTCTCGGCGAGGTAGTACTGCCAGTGAAAAAAAATCCGCCTCGAGCCGAACAAAATCACGTACTCGTTCTAAGTCACCCTTCCGAAGCTTCAGATGGCCTAAAAAATCCAAACCTGATACTTCTGGAACAAACTTAAGTGACGACGAGGAAAACCTTAGAGACGTTGCTG AGCGTCCACCAGCAGAGGACAGTGAATTGGAGGCAACTCTGATGCGAAAACACGATTGGGAAACGATGACCAAAAGAGCAAAAGCcag atCATGGGACCGAGTTTGTGTTGTACTAAAAGGCACAACCTTAGGTTTCTACAAGGATCAAAAAGCATACAAGTCCTCTCCTGAGAGTATATCACCCATTGACTTAAAAGGAGCGAATGCGGAAATTGCATCGAATTATGTCAAAAAGGATAACGTTTTTAGGCTGaa atTGTCCAATGGAGGAGAATATCTTTTCCAAGCCAAGGATGCCGAGGAAATGGGTCAATGGGTAGCTTCTATCAACCAACAAGCAGCTATTGCTGGTGGAACCTCCGGCGCTGAAATGAAATCGCAAACTCTTCCTTCAGGTTCTGAGAAAAAAGATGAACCCAAGCGAAGAAGTTTTTTCACTCTGAAGAAAAA TTAA